Part of the Citrobacter sp. Marseille-Q6884 genome, CGAATAATATCAACATCAAACCGCCAGCCATCACGCGGCCAAAGGTGGTTTGTGCTCTGGCGGCGATCCATAATCCGCGCATAATTAGCAGAATATACAGCGTCAGCAGAATTAAAATCCCGACCAGGCCCAGCTCTTCGGCCAAAACGGCAAAGATAAAGTCGGTGTGACGTTCGGGTAAAAACTCAAGCTGTGACTGCGTGCCGTGTAGCCAGCCTTTGCCGCGCAGACCGCCGGAGCCAATAGCAATTTTAGACTGAATAATGTGATAACCCGCACCCAGGGGGTCGGTTTCCGGATCGAGTAACATCATTACACGCTGACGCTGGTAATCATGCATCAGGAAGAACCACAATATCGGGATAAATGCCGCCACCAGGACAACAGCGACGCCGATTAGACGCCAGCTTAAACCAGAGAGAAACAGAACGAACAGACCGGAGAGGGCAACCAGGATCGAGGTCCCCAGGTCAGGCTGCGCAGCAACCAGCAGCGTGGGCATGAAAATCAATACCAACGCAATCGCGGTATTCTTCAGCGATGGCGGACACACGTCACGGTTGATGAAGCGCGCGACCATGAGCGGGACGGCAATCTTGGCAATTTCAGAAGGCTGAAAACGCACAATACCTAAGTCCAGCCAGCGTTGAGCACCTTTGGAAATAGCCCCGAAGGCATCTACCGCGACCAACAGGATGATACAGAAGATATAGAGGTAGGGCGCCCAACCTTCATAGACCCTGGGGGGAATTTGCGCCATCACCACCATGATCACCAGACCCATTGCGATTTGGCCGACCTTTCGCTCCATCATGCCAATATCCTGGCCGCTGGCGCTCCAGATGACCAGCGAGCTGTATACCAGCAGCGCCAGCAGAATGAGTAACATTGTGGGATCGATATGGATTTTATCCCAGAATGTTTTTTTGTTCGGATTATCCGTCACGATTATTGGTCCTCAGCTGCTGCAACCGCTGGGTTTTCCGCAGGCAGATTGGTGTTGTTGTCGCCCAACATAATATGGTCAAGGATCTGGCGCATAATGGTACCCACCGCCGGACCGGCGCCACCGTTTTCGAGGATCATCGCGACAGCGACCTCGGGTTTGTCGTAGGGGGCAAATGCCGTCATCAGTTTGTGGTCGCGTAAACGCTCGGCGATTTTATGTGCGTTATAGGTTTCATTGGCTTTCAGCCCGAAGACCTGCGCGGTACCGGATTTCGCGGCAATTTTGTACGGCGCGCCAGCAAAATATTTATGCGCCGTACCGTTAGGGCGGTTCGCAACGCCGTACATGCCGTCTTTGGCGATTTCCCAGTAACCGGAATGAATGTCCCCAACAGGGGGTTCATGCGGCTGAACCCACGGTACTGGCTTGCCGTTTTCTGTTGTACTCATCAATAGATGCGGGACTT contains:
- the mrdB gene encoding peptidoglycan glycosyltransferase MrdB (rod shape-determining protein RodA), yielding MTDNPNKKTFWDKIHIDPTMLLILLALLVYSSLVIWSASGQDIGMMERKVGQIAMGLVIMVVMAQIPPRVYEGWAPYLYIFCIILLVAVDAFGAISKGAQRWLDLGIVRFQPSEIAKIAVPLMVARFINRDVCPPSLKNTAIALVLIFMPTLLVAAQPDLGTSILVALSGLFVLFLSGLSWRLIGVAVVLVAAFIPILWFFLMHDYQRQRVMMLLDPETDPLGAGYHIIQSKIAIGSGGLRGKGWLHGTQSQLEFLPERHTDFIFAVLAEELGLVGILILLTLYILLIMRGLWIAARAQTTFGRVMAGGLMLILFVYVFVNIGMVSGILPVVGVPLPLVSYGGSALIVLMAGFGIVMSIHTHRKMLSKSV